The genome window GCGATCTATGAAGAAGACATTTTCAAAAAGAGGGAGCATATTGTAGGGAAACCTACCAATATAGCAGTCCTGAACGTGGCTTATTATCCCCGTGAACGCGGTCCTTATAATTACGATTTCCAAAATGTGAATCCGGATGGAACATTAAGGGATCCTAAAAATCGCTGGGGTGGGATGACACGGGAAGTGCAACCCAGTGATTTCGAATCGAACAACATACAGTATATCGAGTTCTGGATGATGGATCCTTTCGTGGAGGATCCGCAGAAGCAGCTGAGTGGGGCCGACCTATATTTTAACCTGGGAAATATTTCGGAAGACATATTGAAGGATGCCCGTAAATCGGCAGAACAGGGTTTACCGGTCAATGGAGATTTAAGTATGGTAGATTCCACCAACTGGGGATACGTACCTAAAATACAACCGATTGTCCACTCGTTTGATAACGAGAACCGCACCTATCAGGATGTAGGTTTGGACGGGATGGGAGATGCACGGGAACGCCGCTTTTTTTATCCTTTTGTTGATGGATTAGAAAGAATCCTCGACCCGGAACCATTTCAGACCGTATGGAGAGACCCATCGAGCGATAATTTCCGTTATCCGAGAGGAGGAGAGTGGGACCAGGCCCAGGCGGATATCCTCACCCGTTACAAATATTACAACGGATTGGAAGGGAACTCATCCAACAATGATTTCTCCAATTCCAGCCTGCCGAATGAGGAAGATATCAACCGCGACAATACCATGAGCGAAACGGAAAGTTATTTTCAATATAAGGTACAGATACGTCGTGAGCAGCTGGAAGTAGGAAAAAACTTTATCGTGGATAAGGTGACGAATGATTCTACCATCATCGGAGGAGTAAGAGTACCTTCTGCAACATGGTACCAGTTCCGGGTTCCCCTGAGTGAGTATGAGAAAGCTGTCGGAGGGATACAGGAATTTAAAACCATCCGTTTCATGCGTATGTTCCTGACCAATTGCGAGGATTCCATTATCCTTCGTTTTGCACGGCTGGAACTGGTACGCGGAGAATGGCGGCAATACAATCAATCCTTCCAGCCTGCTACTCCTGGGACATCGACTCCCCAGTCTCCCACGGCCACATTTGAAGTAGCTTCGGTCAATATCGAAGAAAATGCATACCGGCAACCTATTCCTTATATGGTACCTCCGGGATTTGACCGGGCTGTAGACCAGACGACCCGTGAAATGCAACAATTGAATGAACAATCGATGGTATTGCGGGTAAAAGAACTGACCAATGGCGATGCCAGAGCGGTTTACCGGAATGTATCCTATGATATGCGCCGGTACAAAAGTATAGAGATGGAAGTGCATGCGGAAGCCATCAGGGACTATCCGTCATTGCAGGACAATGATATGAGTGTATTTGTGAGGATCGGGACAGATTACCGCAACAATTTCTATGAATACGAAATACCCTTAAAATTAACACCCCTGGATATGGCCGGATATACGGACAGGGATGTCTGGCCGGAAGAAAACCACATGGGTATTGACCTGACATTTTTACCGGATCTGAAGCAGATGCGTAATGATGCCATGCGAAGGTCCGGCTCCTCGGTAACGATCAACACGGTATACCCTTATGACGCCGGGGATGGTAAAAAGTACTATGTATGTGGTAATCCTAACCTGGCGAACGTAAAAGTAGTAATGATCGGATTGCGGTATTCATCTGATTCCAAACAAACGGGAGAAACCCGTTCTGCGGAAGTATGGGTGAACGAATTCCGGTTATCCAATGTAGACCAGAAAGGAGGATGGGCAGCTAATGCCCGTTTGGCTGTCCGTGTGGCAGACCTGGCTACCATCGCTATCTCAGGTGAGACCATCCAGCCCGGTTTCGGCGGGATCGATTCGAAAATTAATGATCGTTCCCATGAAGAACGCAATCAATACGATGTATCGGCCAATATCGAGTTGGGGAAATTGTTTCCTGAAAGGTTAAATGTGCAGATACCTTTATATGTGGGATATGCGGAAAGCTTCGTTACCCCTGAATATGATCCAACCAACCCGGATGTGAAGATGAAGGACGCCCTGGCCGTCCTTTCCAGAAGCGAACAGGATTCACTGAAAAAACTGGCACAGGATTATACCGAACGGAAAAGTTTTAACCTGACCAATGTAAGGGTAAATACCATACATGAAAAGCCCAGATTCTGGAATTTCTCTAACTTTACGTTCAATTACGCCTATTATGAAACATTCAGGCGAAATGTCACCACTGAGAAAGGCCTGGAAAAAAATTATTCGGGAGGAATCATTTATGATTACTCAACAGTACCCTTTACCGTTGCCCCATTTGAAAAGGTAACATTTTTAAGTAATCCGATATTCCGTATTATCCGTGACTTTAATTTCAACCTGAAACCCAATCGTATTTCTCTGGGTACAGGTATGAAACGTACTTATGTGGAAGAGCGGAGCCGTAATATTGACAATCCCGGATTAATCATGGATCCGATGGTTGACAAAAACTGGTTGTGGGATCGTAACTTCATGCTGCAATGGGATTTATCCAGATCCCTTAAATTCGATTTTTCTGCCGCCAATATGGCGCGGATCGACGAGCCTGTAGGAGTGGTTGACCGTCATATGAAAGATGAATACGAGTTGTGGAAAGATTCGGTCTGGCACAATATACGCAGAGGGGGACGAATTACCGATTATAACCATACCCTCTCCGCAAGCTATATCATCCCCATCAATAAACTGCCCCTTCTCGACTGGGTCAGCTCAACAGCCAGTTACACAGGCGAGTATATGTGGGGCGTTGCGCCTATTTCTGCCGATACCTCATTTAATCCCGGCAATACGATCAGCAACAGGAATGCCATCTCACTCAGCGGAACTTTGAATTTTTCCACATTGTATAATAAAGTCCCTTATTTCAGGACGATCACCCAACCGCAAAGAAATCGGCAGGCGTCACAGGAACCCAAACAATACAAAACCGTTACTTATGAACGGAATAGTCTGAACCTGAAAGGAAGCGAATACAGGAGTATTCAGCACAACCTTAATACCAAAGATGTTGAGGTAAAAATAACAGATGCGGAGGGAAAAACCGTCTCAGCAGATATTCAGGTGGTCAGTGAAAACAGGGTAGCTGTTATGGTACCATCCGACATGAGGGGAGTATCCCTGGTAGTAACGGGAAGTGTGGAGAAAAAAGGCGGCGATCCAGTGGATTTTATCACCCAGAATTTTGTGCGGATCTTGCTGGGAGTGAAAAATCTGAGTATTACATACACACAAAATGGAAATACATTGTTACCGGGATACGACATGTCGAGCAATATGTTTGGCGTAAGCGGCTCTGCTCCGGGATTTCCGTTTCTTTTAGGATGGCAGGACAAACATTTCCCGGAAAAAGCGGCAGCCAATAACTGGCTGGTCCGGGAGGAAGCTTTAAATGAGCCTGTAATAATGAACCAGACCAATAGCTGGAGTATAAGGAGTGTTTTTGAGCCCTTCCAGGGCATACGCATCACCCTGACCGGACTGAGAAGTTATACTGAGAACCGGTCGGCTTACTACATCTGGGAATCAGGAGGTTATCCCGACGAATTGCGCTCTCCGCTTACGACAGGAAATTACAGCATCACGATCGTTGCGATGGGTACCTCTTTTGAAAAATCAGACAAGAAAAACGGATACCGGTCGGCTATATTTGAAAAGTTCAAAGAACACAGGAACATTATCGCTCAACGGAGAGCTACGGAATTGAAAGAAAAAGACCCGTCTTATTCAGCTAATGCAGACGGAACGGGTGGTTATGATGGATACAACCTTACTTCCCAGCAAGTCCTGATCCCGGCCTTCTATGCCGCGTATACAGGGCGTGATCCTGAAAAAGTATCCATGACTGATTTTCCGTCTTTCTGGAAAATACGCCCTAACTGGGACCTCAATTTTGACGGATTAAGTAACCTGGAATTCATTAAAAAGTATTTTCGTTCGGTCAATATACGGCATGGATACAGGGCAATATATAAGATACAGAGTTATACGTCCAATTCGGAATACAATGGCGATATAGCATCTGCAACTTCTTATGCCAGGGACCTGCAGAATAATTTTATCCCCAGGAACGACGTGGCTTCTGTAAATATTGAAGAGATATATAGTCCTTTGGTAGGTGTTGACCTTACCTTCCAGAACAGCTTGTCAACACGTTTTGAAATGCGCAGGAGCCGGAATATTTCCCTGGGATTGGCCAATCTGCAACTCACAGAAAACAAGATGGCCGAATACATCATAGGGCTGGGGTATATTTTCAATCAGGTTGCCTTTAATATCAGGACATTCGGTGGAGACCAGAAACGTTTGCAGAGTGACCTGAAACTCAACGCTGACTTTTCTATCAGGGATAGCAAAACATTGATCAGGCGTTTAAGTGATTCGGTTGATGAGGATGGTGGAATAATTACAGATTCAAACCTCCCGGTACAGGTATCTGCCGGACAGAAGGTGGCATCTATTAAATTCTCTGCAGACTACCGCATCAGCAGTAATTTTACACTGACACTTTTCTTCGACCGGATAGTCAATACCCCGTTCGTTTCTACATCATACAAAAATTACAATACCAACTTCGGGTTCAGTATGCGGTTTACGTTGATACAGTAAACGGATAAGGCATGGTTATTTTTTAATCCTGATCCGGGCATCCACCACTGTAATATCGTGGTCTGTCGCCATCAATGGATTCAGGTCCAGTTCTTTAATTTCCGTAGCAAAGCGAACTAAGGAAGACAAACGGACTATAGTCTCTGTAAACTTTTGTTCATCAATTCCTTTACGGCCTCTTGTGCCTTGTATGATTTTATATGCCCTCAGGGATTTTATCATGGAACGGGCTTCACGATAGGTAAGTGGTGCCAGGCCGGATGCAACATCGCCTAGTACTTCGACAAAAATACCACCCAACCCGCACAAAATAACGTGTCCGAACCGTTCTTCATACTTAGCACCTACAAACAGTTCGGTACCGGAAAGCATGGGTTGTACCATTACTGCTGTCACATCCGGCAACTGCATCATCCTGTCAAATTCAAAAACCAGATGTCCTTCGGTTTTGATATCCAATACGACTCCTCCTATATCTGACTTATGTACCGGACCGACGACCTTCATGACCACAGGAAATCCTGTTTTCCGGACATGTCCGACTAACTGCTCCTTATCGGCGGTCACGTAACCGGGAACAACCCGGATACCTGCAGCTGTGAGAAGCTGCTGGACATTATCCGGAGAAGCAAATCCCGAAGGTATTGCATCTATGGTCCTGCGAATCCGGGCTACGTCTATACCTTGCAGTACTGGACCCGATAAATCGGGCCTGGGGGTATTGAGCACTTTTACGACAGCTGTACCCAAGGTTACTTCGTCGGAAAAAGAAACGTGTCCCTTATCCGTAAAAAATTTGACTTCTTCTCCTGCACTGATGACAGATGGCAATATCGGAAATATAGGTTTGTTACATGCATTGATCTTTTGATCCAATACTTCATAAGCATCAAAAATCTTGACTAATCCGGGAGTACCAAAAATTACCATCATAGCATCTATCCCATCAAAACGCGATTCGCAATAATCTATAGCCAATGCCAAATGATGGGCCGTCCCGGTGGCAAGGAGATCGATCGGGTTGGATACGGAAGAACCGGGCATTAGTTGTTTCTTTAGTTCATCAGCCACAGGTCCATCGAGATCTGGAATGCTGATCCCTCCCCGCTCCAAAGCATCTGTCAGCATAACGGCAGGTCCGCCCGCATGGGTAATAATGGCAAACCGTTTTCCCTTCAGTTCTTTCAAGGTAAAAATGGCAGCAACAATCGTCAGCTCCTCTCTCCCATTACACCGCACAATACCAGCTTTTCTGAATAAAGCTTCCACTGCCGAATCAGAAGATGCCAATGCCCCCGTATGCGACAGGGCTGCCCTGCTTCCGGCCTCAGATGTTCCGGCTTTGATGGCAGCAATATGACATCCTTTATGAATAAGTGATGTCGCATGGAACAGGAATAAATCCGGATCTTTGATACTCTCCATGTAGATCAGCTTGATTCGGGAACTCTTTTCAGGATCAAAACTCTCATCTAAATACCTGAGGACATCTTCCACTCCGGTTTGGGCCGAATTGCCTACTGAGAAGACGGACGCAAACCGCAGTCCTTTTGCCATTCCGGATTCAAGGATAAACACAGCGGTTGCTCCCGAACCGGAAATAAGGTCACATCCATAGGGATCCAAAGGAGGTACGGGAAGTGTAAATATACTGGAATGATGCAGGGTGATCACCCCTGTACAATTCGGACCAATCAAACAGCCATTTACATCATTGACAATATCGACCATTTGTTGTTCGAGCAAGGCTCCTTCGTTACCTGTTTCACTGAATCCAGCAGAAATAACAATAAACGCCCTAGTTTTCTTTTCATATGCCAGTGTTTTGATGGACGCTACGCAGGCATCGGCAGGAATGGCCAATACAGCCAGATCCGTTTCAGGAAGGGATGCTACGGAGTGATAACTCTTTATCCCCTGCACCTCATCTTCCCGGGTATTAACGACATATAAACTTCCTTTATATCCGCCATCAAGGATATTCTTTAGTAAACGTCCTCCTACTTTCCCGATATGGTTGGATCCGCCCACAACGGCTATACTTCTGGGATTGATCAAATATTCATTGATCATATGCTGATAGTTTAGGTGTTTCTGTTGAACATATCTTCAAAAGGCTGGCGATTGATAATGGACCGTCCTAAAGTTACCTGATCGGCATATTCCAGTTCATCTCCGATGGATACGCCTCTTGCCAGGGTTGAAATTTTAACAGGAAAGTCTTTCAGTTTACGGTAGATATAAAAATTAGTCGTATCGCCTTCCATGGTTGTACTGAGTGCCAGGATGATTTCGGATATTTCATTCTCTTTGACCTTATTTTCCAGTGAATCAATGGTCAGATCGGAAGGTCCTATTCCGTCCATTGGAGAAATCACACCTCCCAGGACATGATAAACTCCCTGATACTGCATGGTATTTTCAATAGACATTACATCACGGATACTTTCCACCACACAAACCATAGAATGGTCACGGCGAGGATTGGAACAAATATCGCAAACATCGGAATCTGAAAGATTAAGACAGTGTTTGCAATAGGTGATCTCGCTACGCAATTGTATCACTGCCTCCCCGAACTGTCTGACCGATTCCGTTTCCTGCTTCAAAAGATACAGTGCCATCCGTAACGCGGTCTTTTTACCTATTCCCGGCAACCTGGAGAATTCGTTGACTACATTCTCAAGTAATTTAGACGAATATAATTGTTGATTCATGATACAAAAATAACATTTTACTTTATTGAATTTACCGAAAGAATTTATCCTCCGGGACAAATATCCTAAACCACTGAATGAATAAAGGATACACGAAGCATATTGAAATTCTTAAATTTTCCATTAAATTTACCACCAAATTTGAAACGTATTTTTTATAATAATAAACACAAATGAAATTGTTAGAAGGAAAAACAGCGATTGTTACGGGAGCAGCGCGCGGCATAGGTAAGTCCATTGCCATGAAACTTGCTTCTGAAGGGGCCAACGTGGCTATCACAGATTTGGTATACGACGATAATGCTAAAGCTGTAGAGTCAGAACTGAAAGCAATGGGGATTAAAGCCAAAGCTTATGCATCTAACGCTGCTAATTTTGAGGAAACACAAAAAATAGTTGCAGAGATTGCAAATGATTTCGGAAGAATTGATATTCTTGTCAACAATGCCGGAATTACAAAAGACGGAGCCCTGAAACGTATGACTGAGGAACAGTGGGATATGGTTATAGCCGTCAATCTGAAATCGGTATTCAATTTTACAAAAGCCGTGCAGCCGGTTATGTGGAAACAGGGTTCAGGAAGTATCATTAATATGAGTTCTGTTGTAGGTGTTTCTGGTAATGCCAATCAGGCTAATTATTCTGCATCCAAAGCAGGCATCATAGGTTTTACCAAATCTATTGCAAAAGAATTTGGTACCCGTGGAATTCGTAGCAATGCTATTGCTCCGGGTTTCATTGAAACTGAGATGACAGGCGTTCTTCCGGAAGAGGTCCGTAAAGGCTGGTATGACAAGATCCCGCTTCATCGTGGCGGAACACCCGAAGATGTGGCCAATGTGACTTTATTCCTTGCATCTGAACTTTCAGCATATGTCACAGGACAAGTGATCAATGTTTGTGGAGGAATGAATACCTGAGAATGATATATCATAAAAGGCAACTATTTCAAAATGTGAAAAGTTGCCTTTTATAAATAATTCTTTGTTTTACAACAGCATAAGAAAAGCTTTTTTTGATAAATTACTCAAAACTACGCTTAAAGTTTATTACAGGATATAGTTTTTGATGATTAATTGATACTGATGGAGGTTAAAATAGAAAGTAAAATAGGGCAATTAAAAAATAACGAAGAACATATTTATTCTTTTATATCCAATTGCGACAATTTCCGGGAACTGGCCAGTAATGAAAAAGTGAAAAACTGGCAGTCGGACGCTGATTCCTGCGGTTTTACCATAGATGGAATCGGAGATTTGAAATTTCTGATTGTTGAAAAAAATCCTTTTAATCTGGTAAAATTTTCCATAGAGAATCCACAGACAGAGAACATATTTTTATGGGTTCAGTTGAAGGCGGCATCTGCCGGAGATACCAGGGTTAAATTAACCACCAAATTAAATGTGAACCCTATGATGCAAATGTTTATCTCAAAGCCTTTGAAACAAGCTTTGGATAAGATTGTTGAAACACTTGAAAAAATGTATTAGTCATCAAAAATAAACTGTTCGTCAAAAAAACAGACGATAAGCGTTAAAAACAAAACAATTATATTTGCCGATCGTTGTTTATATAATAATGTATAATTATCAAATATGAAAAGGTTTAGTTGGATTTTAATTATCCTGTTGGGTACTTGGATTTCAGGTTGCAACAAAGATAATGACGACTCGGGTAAAAAAGACGATGCCACTTTTATCCTGAAGAATGGTAGCATTATTGTCAATAATGACCCGGATATGAAATTTGTTTCGGCAAATGAATTTCCGGAAGGAATGTCTACAGAATCTGATTTCTCATCAGACAGGAAAAGGTCTTCATTGAAATCGGATCCGGAAAGCGAAACAGACGGATTAAGAGGGTTTGATTACCGGCTAAAACTGGTTGGGAAGGCAGCGACTTTGGTCGTGAACGGCAAGACCACACAAGCCACCCATGTAAAAATTACGGATGATGCGCAATATGCATTTGTATCATACAATACAGCAAAAGGTCTTTATGGCGGCGGGGTGGTGGTTTATAAGATCACGCTTTCTATGGCTCAATCGCTGGATGATATCAAAGCTGACGTTTCTGCCGTATCAATTGTAGAAATGCCCAATGCCGATATTTCCGCTGTTGATTATTTCCAGGGGAAATTATTCATA of Bacteroidales bacterium contains these proteins:
- the recR gene encoding recombination mediator RecR, giving the protein MNQQLYSSKLLENVVNEFSRLPGIGKKTALRMALYLLKQETESVRQFGEAVIQLRSEITYCKHCLNLSDSDVCDICSNPRRDHSMVCVVESIRDVMSIENTMQYQGVYHVLGGVISPMDGIGPSDLTIDSLENKVKENEISEIILALSTTMEGDTTNFYIYRKLKDFPVKISTLARGVSIGDELEYADQVTLGRSIINRQPFEDMFNRNT
- a CDS encoding acetate--CoA ligase family protein, which codes for MINEYLINPRSIAVVGGSNHIGKVGGRLLKNILDGGYKGSLYVVNTREDEVQGIKSYHSVASLPETDLAVLAIPADACVASIKTLAYEKKTRAFIVISAGFSETGNEGALLEQQMVDIVNDVNGCLIGPNCTGVITLHHSSIFTLPVPPLDPYGCDLISGSGATAVFILESGMAKGLRFASVFSVGNSAQTGVEDVLRYLDESFDPEKSSRIKLIYMESIKDPDLFLFHATSLIHKGCHIAAIKAGTSEAGSRAALSHTGALASSDSAVEALFRKAGIVRCNGREELTIVAAIFTLKELKGKRFAIITHAGGPAVMLTDALERGGISIPDLDGPVADELKKQLMPGSSVSNPIDLLATGTAHHLALAIDYCESRFDGIDAMMVIFGTPGLVKIFDAYEVLDQKINACNKPIFPILPSVISAGEEVKFFTDKGHVSFSDEVTLGTAVVKVLNTPRPDLSGPVLQGIDVARIRRTIDAIPSGFASPDNVQQLLTAAGIRVVPGYVTADKEQLVGHVRKTGFPVVMKVVGPVHKSDIGGVVLDIKTEGHLVFEFDRMMQLPDVTAVMVQPMLSGTELFVGAKYEERFGHVILCGLGGIFVEVLGDVASGLAPLTYREARSMIKSLRAYKIIQGTRGRKGIDEQKFTETIVRLSSLVRFATEIKELDLNPLMATDHDITVVDARIRIKK
- the sprA gene encoding cell surface protein SprA, whose translation is MRLGINYNTQASFDFENETKLAYEGKEDEIIQKIEAGNVSLPLPGSLITGSQSLFGLKTDLKFGNLSVTAVVSQQKGQTSTIEIKGGSQINDFELAADEYDANKHFFLSHYFRDHYEQALRNIPTITSGVTITRVEVWVTNRTNSTENRRNMVAFMDLGESTHIYNNRFCVGGNCSTEQLPQNDTAKIFNTLYTDVRDIVRNFNSDINGELERLGKGLASGVHFEKLQGARMLTEREFTFHPTLGYLSLNTALNADEVLGVSYEYTYRGKTYRVGEISSSGIAGERGLVVKLLKGTTLVPKYPTWKLMMKNIYSITAYNLEQNDFQMNVLYADDRSGNDINYIPEDAVSKDILLRIMGLDRLNSQLDAYPDGAFDFVEGVTINSGNGKIIFPVLEPFGSTLRNHLKQKGLPDSKIDKYVYQELYDSTLTKAREIAELNKFLLRGRYSSEGGSEVILNAMNIPEGSVVVTAAGTRLVENVDYTVDYNMGRVKILNTGLLESGTPIRVSVESNALFAMQQKTLLGTHLNYRFSDNFNIGATVLRLTERPLTQKVNMGDEPLSNTMLGLNWNYNTELPFLTSWVDKLPLIQTKAPSSLDFTGEFAQLLPGKSKGVMNRGSAYIDDFESSQTPYDLRAFAAWHLSSIPQGDNNIRGGTMFHESTLNNDLEIGKNRARLAWYTIDPLFVAEGYMNSSTTPDYIRQNPGKYISSNFVRAIYEEDIFKKREHIVGKPTNIAVLNVAYYPRERGPYNYDFQNVNPDGTLRDPKNRWGGMTREVQPSDFESNNIQYIEFWMMDPFVEDPQKQLSGADLYFNLGNISEDILKDARKSAEQGLPVNGDLSMVDSTNWGYVPKIQPIVHSFDNENRTYQDVGLDGMGDARERRFFYPFVDGLERILDPEPFQTVWRDPSSDNFRYPRGGEWDQAQADILTRYKYYNGLEGNSSNNDFSNSSLPNEEDINRDNTMSETESYFQYKVQIRREQLEVGKNFIVDKVTNDSTIIGGVRVPSATWYQFRVPLSEYEKAVGGIQEFKTIRFMRMFLTNCEDSIILRFARLELVRGEWRQYNQSFQPATPGTSTPQSPTATFEVASVNIEENAYRQPIPYMVPPGFDRAVDQTTREMQQLNEQSMVLRVKELTNGDARAVYRNVSYDMRRYKSIEMEVHAEAIRDYPSLQDNDMSVFVRIGTDYRNNFYEYEIPLKLTPLDMAGYTDRDVWPEENHMGIDLTFLPDLKQMRNDAMRRSGSSVTINTVYPYDAGDGKKYYVCGNPNLANVKVVMIGLRYSSDSKQTGETRSAEVWVNEFRLSNVDQKGGWAANARLAVRVADLATIAISGETIQPGFGGIDSKINDRSHEERNQYDVSANIELGKLFPERLNVQIPLYVGYAESFVTPEYDPTNPDVKMKDALAVLSRSEQDSLKKLAQDYTERKSFNLTNVRVNTIHEKPRFWNFSNFTFNYAYYETFRRNVTTEKGLEKNYSGGIIYDYSTVPFTVAPFEKVTFLSNPIFRIIRDFNFNLKPNRISLGTGMKRTYVEERSRNIDNPGLIMDPMVDKNWLWDRNFMLQWDLSRSLKFDFSAANMARIDEPVGVVDRHMKDEYELWKDSVWHNIRRGGRITDYNHTLSASYIIPINKLPLLDWVSSTASYTGEYMWGVAPISADTSFNPGNTISNRNAISLSGTLNFSTLYNKVPYFRTITQPQRNRQASQEPKQYKTVTYERNSLNLKGSEYRSIQHNLNTKDVEVKITDAEGKTVSADIQVVSENRVAVMVPSDMRGVSLVVTGSVEKKGGDPVDFITQNFVRILLGVKNLSITYTQNGNTLLPGYDMSSNMFGVSGSAPGFPFLLGWQDKHFPEKAAANNWLVREEALNEPVIMNQTNSWSIRSVFEPFQGIRITLTGLRSYTENRSAYYIWESGGYPDELRSPLTTGNYSITIVAMGTSFEKSDKKNGYRSAIFEKFKEHRNIIAQRRATELKEKDPSYSANADGTGGYDGYNLTSQQVLIPAFYAAYTGRDPEKVSMTDFPSFWKIRPNWDLNFDGLSNLEFIKKYFRSVNIRHGYRAIYKIQSYTSNSEYNGDIASATSYARDLQNNFIPRNDVASVNIEEIYSPLVGVDLTFQNSLSTRFEMRRSRNISLGLANLQLTENKMAEYIIGLGYIFNQVAFNIRTFGGDQKRLQSDLKLNADFSIRDSKTLIRRLSDSVDEDGGIITDSNLPVQVSAGQKVASIKFSADYRISSNFTLTLFFDRIVNTPFVSTSYKNYNTNFGFSMRFTLIQ
- the fabG gene encoding 3-oxoacyl-[acyl-carrier-protein] reductase, which codes for MKLLEGKTAIVTGAARGIGKSIAMKLASEGANVAITDLVYDDNAKAVESELKAMGIKAKAYASNAANFEETQKIVAEIANDFGRIDILVNNAGITKDGALKRMTEEQWDMVIAVNLKSVFNFTKAVQPVMWKQGSGSIINMSSVVGVSGNANQANYSASKAGIIGFTKSIAKEFGTRGIRSNAIAPGFIETEMTGVLPEEVRKGWYDKIPLHRGGTPEDVANVTLFLASELSAYVTGQVINVCGGMNT